Proteins from one Candidatus Neomarinimicrobiota bacterium genomic window:
- a CDS encoding N-acetylmuramoyl-L-alanine amidase — protein sequence MKYSVYRGYTACLLGRLLLPIALLPVILAADEIRVVFPNQPERRDVLRTFFLGNVEYLSSQELATIYSVNTYINDNVNKLVLYFWDGEVKITAFSSFVVVNEQALQMPLPTYFDGKEYFVPARAFFSVLAATVLPEARYDEVRRTFVSSVLHSTFNIHSAQVESKQNGTLIRVRTSKQFDTRNVVRYITDNGWLVVQVPEGRVDTLGLSRSTLGGIIRKAWGRQLERSAELRFKLTDKIILPEVYQVEGSTELHIAIRNPTRRKSDRTREMREQWYLDTIVIDPGHGGIDAGTVGRSELMEKTVTLDVAQRLGRLIKRKSNMRVVYTRDEDVFVPLWQRTKIANEAGGKLFISIHVNGVKSRYAHGFETWLLAPANTQEAIEVARLENSVIALEESNHAYQEFSDEALILSTMAQSVWMKESEALAGIIQEQLSKGLDAPNRGVKQAGFLVMIGATMPNVLVETGFISNRIEEQKLAQNEYRQHIAEGLFSAIMIFKEKYEGAMLAEQGD from the coding sequence TTGAAATATAGCGTCTATCGCGGATACACGGCCTGCCTGTTAGGACGGTTGCTGCTACCCATCGCGCTTCTGCCCGTCATTCTAGCGGCCGATGAGATACGAGTGGTGTTCCCCAATCAGCCGGAGCGAAGAGACGTGCTGCGTACTTTCTTCCTTGGCAACGTCGAGTATCTCAGCAGCCAGGAGCTGGCTACCATTTACTCAGTGAACACTTATATCAATGACAACGTCAACAAACTGGTACTTTATTTCTGGGATGGCGAGGTCAAAATAACTGCTTTCTCGTCATTCGTGGTAGTGAATGAACAAGCCCTCCAAATGCCGCTACCGACCTACTTTGATGGGAAGGAGTACTTCGTGCCCGCCAGGGCATTCTTCTCGGTGTTGGCTGCCACTGTTTTACCGGAGGCACGGTATGACGAGGTCCGGCGAACCTTTGTGAGCTCTGTGCTGCATTCCACCTTCAACATCCATTCAGCCCAGGTTGAATCCAAACAAAACGGTACCCTTATCCGGGTGCGGACCAGCAAACAATTCGACACCCGCAATGTGGTCCGATATATAACTGACAATGGTTGGCTGGTGGTGCAGGTACCTGAGGGTCGGGTGGATACTCTGGGACTGAGCCGTTCCACCTTAGGAGGTATCATCCGAAAAGCATGGGGACGCCAGCTGGAGAGATCCGCTGAGCTGCGGTTCAAGCTTACCGATAAGATTATTTTGCCGGAAGTATACCAAGTGGAGGGGAGCACGGAGCTGCATATCGCTATCCGCAATCCAACCCGCCGTAAGAGCGACCGGACCAGGGAAATGCGGGAGCAGTGGTACCTGGACACAATTGTTATCGATCCCGGGCATGGCGGGATAGATGCCGGCACGGTTGGACGGAGTGAACTAATGGAAAAGACGGTCACGCTAGATGTGGCCCAACGCCTGGGACGCCTAATTAAGCGCAAGTCGAATATGAGGGTAGTCTATACCCGGGACGAAGACGTGTTTGTCCCGCTCTGGCAGCGGACCAAGATTGCTAACGAGGCGGGAGGGAAGCTCTTCATCTCCATCCACGTGAACGGTGTGAAGAGCCGGTACGCCCATGGCTTCGAAACCTGGCTTCTGGCACCCGCCAACACGCAGGAAGCCATCGAGGTCGCCCGACTAGAAAACAGTGTTATCGCCCTGGAAGAGTCGAACCATGCTTATCAGGAATTCTCCGATGAGGCCCTGATCCTCTCCACCATGGCCCAAAGCGTGTGGATGAAGGAGAGCGAAGCTCTGGCTGGGATCATTCAGGAGCAACTAAGTAAAGGACTGGACGCCCCTAATCGCGGAGTAAAGCAGGCCGGGTTTTTGGTGATGATCGGCGCTACCATGCCTAATGTCCTGGTGGAAACTGGTTTTATCAGCAACCGAATCGAGGAACAGAAGCTTGCCCAAAATGAATATCGCCAACACATAGCCGAGGGACTCTTCAGCGCGATCATGATCTTCAAGGAAAAATACGAGGGGGCCATGCTGGCAGAGCAAGGGGATTAA